One part of the Dunckerocampus dactyliophorus isolate RoL2022-P2 chromosome 11, RoL_Ddac_1.1, whole genome shotgun sequence genome encodes these proteins:
- the LOC129190318 gene encoding centrosome and spindle pole-associated protein 1-like isoform X3 has protein sequence MMEMEDELENFIKEHKAKVAQDRASLEQDPPYMEIKEKPHRSHESTLKENIPPKWTAQKKEEITFVGLPLGVEYEKKKKKLQHELRMDYRRYMAQQNLLEKKSHLLKQRSPSRKDAATLTEARRDSHSAPTLPEGKTPFCPEEPSMEPPREKKEMHSGFARHGRRSTALNKSDDADFATGLLIGAIESDEALHRRKERYRQELQEQIAEQHRNKMREKNMELEVAVTRANDPEKQCNQIRQIGPNKGKKEHHLLEPSALGDSESSSKSLPNNGKTGAEGRRTPPPHQPHLAFQSPVMECSSTMDLMEGGLYANSHPAPLPSRAMDTPRFPMIPPHPPLTITDPYRGQYAAPHHYYSSRNPLDPNIGYYGQLPYPAVALPMSYYAIPPGGVVPSQFGDTPQCPHSGRSSFPGPPLQTNTEPVTPAPHSGLFPPERPRSSKEMNLKYRDALKKQIQEQQERKRMEREERERLEAQLEADMKNHQPWGRGGGGAPLRDHTGNLIADLKQMHKLNEEAYSNPEGQRRAMTVMTPRPAEHPDPKDRVSGTVAECSSPDTNDRLPGFTHVQTPQFARGTVFPNLTTLQQLHEQDKYKADLKLQIEEKQRKRAADRERIRLEEEKLERKVLEQNASIQREYKEEQEKKKQKEMEQKAKVEELLQLAEQKRKEAERKKAEEKEKAAQKRQYERERQALMKVVHREPSPPVPTPQRKQEYSPRPPTLESRHSTARLSEQSFSSPQSPPVPACRNQLRAAGEQRDVYSELSALRRQLRSEQKRLECHLQQEGWDGMDSPLAGRQARPHVDVFDMARQRRQAPVRRPNSRNLEPSNLLRIHDSLQIDYSDGESRLNSNDVQRMGRVDAASRRRRNYMDAHQQRSNQRSTHQDVVSPYISAIYFLNRISPLHQNDYLGSVTVQRARGPLLESESAFLAPLGEAFPVPSSPDVERTHQLSARERRRRIRQCPHPQEQVSCHDYPAHISSGNQREVESSSEEKSQDRTYNLMAPSRRGNTAGTVDLSDDESLPPHLTHHRQSSVESFSTDPWMRPGTSETLKCLEGPLRRERLTTHETIR, from the exons GAAAAACCTCACAGAAGCCATGAGTCCACACTGAAGGAGAACATTCCTCCGAAGTGGACTGCACAAAAGAAAG AGGAGATCACCTTTGTGGGTCTGCCCCTCGGTGTGGAGTacgagaaaaagaagaagaaacttCAGCATGAGCTTCGTATGGACTACAGACGCTACATGGCACAG CAAAACCTGCTTGAAAAGAAAAGTCATCTTCTCAAACAGCGGTCCCCTTCACGGAAGGATGCAGCCACTTTGACAGAAGCCAGAAGGGACTCTCACAGCGCGCCTACCCTTCCTGAGGGCAAGACCCCCTTCTGTCCTGAAGAGCCATCCATGGAACCTCCCAG GGAGAAGAAAGAGATGCATTCAGGTTTTGCCAGACACGGCAGGAGATCAACGGCCCTGAACAAATCTGATGACGCTGATTTTGCGACTGGCCTTTTAATCG GAGCAATTGAAAGCGATGAAGCCTTGCACAGGAGGAAGGAGCGCTACAGGCAGGAGCTGCAGGAACAGATAGCTGAGCAGCACAGAAACAAGATGAG GGAGAAAAATATGGAGCTGGAAGTTGCTGTAACAAGGGCAAATGATCCAGAGAAACAG TGCAACCAAATCAGGCAGATTGGACCAAACAAGGGAAAGAAGGAGCATCACCTCCTGGAGCCTTCAGCTTTGGGAGACAGCGAGTCTTCATCCAAAAGTTTACCAAATAACGGCAAAACTGGTGCTGAAGGCAGGCGGACACCTCCACCTCATCAGCCCCATTTGGCCTTTCAGTCCCCAGTGATGGAGTGCAGCTCTACCATGGACCTGATGGAAGGTGGACTGTATGCCAATAGTCACCCTGCTCCCCTCCCCTCCAGAGCCATGGACACCCCCAG ATTTCCCATGATCCCGCCACACCCTCCTCTAACCATCACAGATCCCTACAGAGGACAATATGCAGCGCCCCATCACTACTACAGCAGCAGAAATCCGCTTGACCCAAACATTGGCTACT ATGGTCAGTTGCCTTACCCTGCTGTGGCTCTTCCCATGTCTTACTATGCCATACCACCAGGAGGCGTTGTGCCCAGTCAGTTTGGTGACACCCCGCAGTGCCCCCACAGTGGAAGAAGCAGTTTTCCTGGGCCCCCACTGCA GACCAACACTGAGCCTGTTACTCCTGCCCCCCATAGTGGGCTTTTCCCACCAGAGAGGCCCAGATCATCCAAagaaatgaatttaaaatacCGAGATGCCCTGAAAAAACAG ATTCAGGAGCAGCAGGAGAGGAAGCGTATGGAGAGAGAGGAGCGGGAGCGTTTGGAGGCCCAACTGGAAGCCGACATGAAGAACCATCAGCCTTGGGGTCGAGGTGGAGGCGGAGCCCCACTCAGAGACCATACGGGAAATCTCATCG CCGACCTTAAACAGATGCACAAGCTAAATGAGGAGGCCTACAGCAACCCAGAAGGGCAGAGGAGAGCCATGACTGTGATGACACCCCGCCCAGCTGAGCACCCTGACCCCAAAGACAGGGTCTCTGGTACTGTAGCAGAGTGCAGTAGCCCTGACACTAATGACCGTCTCCCTG gcTTCACCCATGTCCAAACACCGCAGTTCGCCAGGGGCACTGTTTTTCCCAACCTGACCACACTGCAGCAGCTCCATGAGCAAGACAAGTACAAAGCTGACCTCAAGCTGCAG ATTGAGGAGAAGCAGCGTAAACGGGCAGCAGACAGGGAACGGATCAGACTGGAGGAAGAAAAGCTAGAGAGGAAGGTGTTAGAACAGAATGCTTCCATCCAAAGGGAGTACAAAGAAGAACAAGAGAAGAAAAAGCAGAAGGAGATGGAG CAAAAGGCCAAGGTAGAGGAACTACTTCAGCTGGCAGAACAAAAAAGGAAGGAAGCAGAGAGAAAGAAGGCGGAAGAAAAGGAGAAAGCGGCACAAAAGAGGCAATATGAACGAGAGAGGCAGGCCCTCATGAAAGTG GTTCACAGGGAACCGTCTCCTCCAGTTCCCACCCCACAGAGAAAACAAGAGTACAGCCCCAGGCCTCCCACCCTCGAGAGCCGTCATTCCACTGCTCGCCTTTCT gAACAATCTTTTTCCAGCCCCCAGTCTCCACCTGTCCCTGCTTGTAGGAATCAACTtcgagctgcag GTGAGCAACGAGACGTGTACAGTGAACTGTCAGCATTGCGTCGGCAGCTTCGCAGTGAACAAAAACGACTTGAGTGTCATCTACAGCAGGAGGGTTGGGATGGAATGGACTCCCCTCTGGCTGGAAG ACAAGCGCGTCCGCACGTGGATGTGTTTGATATGGCGAGGCAGAGGCGCCAGGCTCCGGTTAGAAGGCCCAACTCCAGGAACCTGGAACCCAGTAATCTGCTACGAATTCATGACTCACTTCAGATCGATTACTCTG ATGGTGAGTCCAGGCTCAACTCAAATGACGTTCAAAGGATGGGGAGAGTGGACGCAGCCAGTCGGAGGAGGCGGAACTACATGGATGCACATCAGCAGCGCAGCAACCAGAGGTCAACACACCAGGATG TTGTGAGCCCATACATCAGTGCTATAT ATTTTCTTAACAGAATATCCCCTCTGCATCAAAATGACTATCTG GGGAGCGTGACTGTGCAACGTGCAAGAGGACCTCTGCTGGAGTCAGAGAGTGCTTTTCTTG CTCCTTTGGGAGAGGCTTTTCCAGTGCCAAGCTCCCCAGACGTAGAAAGGACACACCAACTCTCAGCCCGAGAAAGGAGGAGGCGGATCAGACAGTGCCCGCACCCCCAG GAACAAGTGTCTTGCCATGACTACCCAGCCCACATAAGTAGCGGGAATCAGAGAGAAGTGGAGTCCAGCAGTGAAGAAAAGAGCCAGGACAGGACATACAATTTGATGGCGCCCAGTCGTCGAGGCAACACAGCCG GAACTGTGGATTTGTCTGATGACGAGTCATTACCTCCTCACCTCACTCACCACCGTCAAAGTTCAGTGGAATCATTCTCAACTGATCCCTGGATGCGACCAGGAACATCAGAAACTCTGAAATGTTTAGAGGGCCCATTGAGGAGGGAGCGATTAACAACGCATGAGACAATCCGTTAA
- the LOC129190318 gene encoding centrosome and spindle pole-associated protein 1-like isoform X5, with amino-acid sequence MMEMEDELENFIKEHKAKVAQDRASLEQDPPYMEIKEKPHRSHESTLKENIPPKWTAQKKEEITFVGLPLGVEYEKKKKKLQHELRMDYRRYMAQQNLLEKKSHLLKQRSPSRKDAATLTEARRDSHSAPTLPEGKTPFCPEEPSMEPPREKKEMHSGFARHGRRSTALNKSDDADFATGLLIGAIESDEALHRRKERYRQELQEQIAEQHRNKMREKNMELEVAVTRANDPEKQCNQIRQIGPNKGKKEHHLLEPSALGDSESSSKSLPNNGKTGAEGRRTPPPHQPHLAFQSPVMECSSTMDLMEGGLYANSHPAPLPSRAMDTPRFPMIPPHPPLTITDPYRGQYAAPHHYYSSRNPLDPNIGYYGQLPYPAVALPMSYYAIPPGGVVPSQFGDTPQCPHSGRSSFPGPPLQTNTEPVTPAPHSGLFPPERPRSSKEMNLKYRDALKKQIQEQQERKRMEREERERLEAQLEADMKNHQPWGRGGGGAPLRDHTGNLIADLKQMHKLNEEAYSNPEGQRRAMTVMTPRPAEHPDPKDRVSGFTHVQTPQFARGTVFPNLTTLQQLHEQDKYKADLKLQIEEKQRKRAADRERIRLEEEKLERKVLEQNASIQREYKEEQEKKKQKEMEQKAKVEELLQLAEQKRKEAERKKAEEKEKAAQKRQYERERQALMKVVHREPSPPVPTPQRKQEYSPRPPTLESRHSTARLSEQSFSSPQSPPVPACRNQLRAAGEQRDVYSELSALRRQLRSEQKRLECHLQQEGWDGMDSPLAGRQARPHVDVFDMARQRRQAPVRRPNSRNLEPSNLLRIHDSLQIDYSDGESRLNSNDVQRMGRVDAASRRRRNYMDAHQQRSNQRSTHQDVVSPYISAIYFLNRISPLHQNDYLGSVTVQRARGPLLESESAFLAPLGEAFPVPSSPDVERTHQLSARERRRRIRQCPHPQEQVSCHDYPAHISSGNQREVESSSEEKSQDRTYNLMAPSRRGNTAGTVDLSDDESLPPHLTHHRQSSVESFSTDPWMRPGTSETLKCLEGPLRRERLTTHETIR; translated from the exons GAAAAACCTCACAGAAGCCATGAGTCCACACTGAAGGAGAACATTCCTCCGAAGTGGACTGCACAAAAGAAAG AGGAGATCACCTTTGTGGGTCTGCCCCTCGGTGTGGAGTacgagaaaaagaagaagaaacttCAGCATGAGCTTCGTATGGACTACAGACGCTACATGGCACAG CAAAACCTGCTTGAAAAGAAAAGTCATCTTCTCAAACAGCGGTCCCCTTCACGGAAGGATGCAGCCACTTTGACAGAAGCCAGAAGGGACTCTCACAGCGCGCCTACCCTTCCTGAGGGCAAGACCCCCTTCTGTCCTGAAGAGCCATCCATGGAACCTCCCAG GGAGAAGAAAGAGATGCATTCAGGTTTTGCCAGACACGGCAGGAGATCAACGGCCCTGAACAAATCTGATGACGCTGATTTTGCGACTGGCCTTTTAATCG GAGCAATTGAAAGCGATGAAGCCTTGCACAGGAGGAAGGAGCGCTACAGGCAGGAGCTGCAGGAACAGATAGCTGAGCAGCACAGAAACAAGATGAG GGAGAAAAATATGGAGCTGGAAGTTGCTGTAACAAGGGCAAATGATCCAGAGAAACAG TGCAACCAAATCAGGCAGATTGGACCAAACAAGGGAAAGAAGGAGCATCACCTCCTGGAGCCTTCAGCTTTGGGAGACAGCGAGTCTTCATCCAAAAGTTTACCAAATAACGGCAAAACTGGTGCTGAAGGCAGGCGGACACCTCCACCTCATCAGCCCCATTTGGCCTTTCAGTCCCCAGTGATGGAGTGCAGCTCTACCATGGACCTGATGGAAGGTGGACTGTATGCCAATAGTCACCCTGCTCCCCTCCCCTCCAGAGCCATGGACACCCCCAG ATTTCCCATGATCCCGCCACACCCTCCTCTAACCATCACAGATCCCTACAGAGGACAATATGCAGCGCCCCATCACTACTACAGCAGCAGAAATCCGCTTGACCCAAACATTGGCTACT ATGGTCAGTTGCCTTACCCTGCTGTGGCTCTTCCCATGTCTTACTATGCCATACCACCAGGAGGCGTTGTGCCCAGTCAGTTTGGTGACACCCCGCAGTGCCCCCACAGTGGAAGAAGCAGTTTTCCTGGGCCCCCACTGCA GACCAACACTGAGCCTGTTACTCCTGCCCCCCATAGTGGGCTTTTCCCACCAGAGAGGCCCAGATCATCCAAagaaatgaatttaaaatacCGAGATGCCCTGAAAAAACAG ATTCAGGAGCAGCAGGAGAGGAAGCGTATGGAGAGAGAGGAGCGGGAGCGTTTGGAGGCCCAACTGGAAGCCGACATGAAGAACCATCAGCCTTGGGGTCGAGGTGGAGGCGGAGCCCCACTCAGAGACCATACGGGAAATCTCATCG CCGACCTTAAACAGATGCACAAGCTAAATGAGGAGGCCTACAGCAACCCAGAAGGGCAGAGGAGAGCCATGACTGTGATGACACCCCGCCCAGCTGAGCACCCTGACCCCAAAGACAGGGTCTCTG gcTTCACCCATGTCCAAACACCGCAGTTCGCCAGGGGCACTGTTTTTCCCAACCTGACCACACTGCAGCAGCTCCATGAGCAAGACAAGTACAAAGCTGACCTCAAGCTGCAG ATTGAGGAGAAGCAGCGTAAACGGGCAGCAGACAGGGAACGGATCAGACTGGAGGAAGAAAAGCTAGAGAGGAAGGTGTTAGAACAGAATGCTTCCATCCAAAGGGAGTACAAAGAAGAACAAGAGAAGAAAAAGCAGAAGGAGATGGAG CAAAAGGCCAAGGTAGAGGAACTACTTCAGCTGGCAGAACAAAAAAGGAAGGAAGCAGAGAGAAAGAAGGCGGAAGAAAAGGAGAAAGCGGCACAAAAGAGGCAATATGAACGAGAGAGGCAGGCCCTCATGAAAGTG GTTCACAGGGAACCGTCTCCTCCAGTTCCCACCCCACAGAGAAAACAAGAGTACAGCCCCAGGCCTCCCACCCTCGAGAGCCGTCATTCCACTGCTCGCCTTTCT gAACAATCTTTTTCCAGCCCCCAGTCTCCACCTGTCCCTGCTTGTAGGAATCAACTtcgagctgcag GTGAGCAACGAGACGTGTACAGTGAACTGTCAGCATTGCGTCGGCAGCTTCGCAGTGAACAAAAACGACTTGAGTGTCATCTACAGCAGGAGGGTTGGGATGGAATGGACTCCCCTCTGGCTGGAAG ACAAGCGCGTCCGCACGTGGATGTGTTTGATATGGCGAGGCAGAGGCGCCAGGCTCCGGTTAGAAGGCCCAACTCCAGGAACCTGGAACCCAGTAATCTGCTACGAATTCATGACTCACTTCAGATCGATTACTCTG ATGGTGAGTCCAGGCTCAACTCAAATGACGTTCAAAGGATGGGGAGAGTGGACGCAGCCAGTCGGAGGAGGCGGAACTACATGGATGCACATCAGCAGCGCAGCAACCAGAGGTCAACACACCAGGATG TTGTGAGCCCATACATCAGTGCTATAT ATTTTCTTAACAGAATATCCCCTCTGCATCAAAATGACTATCTG GGGAGCGTGACTGTGCAACGTGCAAGAGGACCTCTGCTGGAGTCAGAGAGTGCTTTTCTTG CTCCTTTGGGAGAGGCTTTTCCAGTGCCAAGCTCCCCAGACGTAGAAAGGACACACCAACTCTCAGCCCGAGAAAGGAGGAGGCGGATCAGACAGTGCCCGCACCCCCAG GAACAAGTGTCTTGCCATGACTACCCAGCCCACATAAGTAGCGGGAATCAGAGAGAAGTGGAGTCCAGCAGTGAAGAAAAGAGCCAGGACAGGACATACAATTTGATGGCGCCCAGTCGTCGAGGCAACACAGCCG GAACTGTGGATTTGTCTGATGACGAGTCATTACCTCCTCACCTCACTCACCACCGTCAAAGTTCAGTGGAATCATTCTCAACTGATCCCTGGATGCGACCAGGAACATCAGAAACTCTGAAATGTTTAGAGGGCCCATTGAGGAGGGAGCGATTAACAACGCATGAGACAATCCGTTAA